Genomic DNA from Halococcus saccharolyticus DSM 5350:
CCACTCCCGAGTAGAGGAACGCATACCCCATCATGAGTCGGAGCGCGAGGACGAACCACGCGCTCAGACTGTGCGCCTTCCCGGTAAGGGTGATCCCTCCAATGTTGCTTCTGAACGTGTTTGCTTCGCCGGTCATCTGGTTTGCTGCCATTGGGTTTTCCTCCTACAGGTGAACAGACGGGAGCGGACAATATATACCACATAGCTGGTTCTCAGTAACTGAGAATCAATAGCGAGCGGTGCATCCACATCGACCCATACTATAGGCAACAATAGGAATTGTGACGGTGTTACTCTGCATACAATGAATACACAATAACGGCGAAACCGATCGCGGTCAATCCACTTTCGAGTACGAGCGTATAGTCCATATTCGTCACAAATAGTGAGTGAGATAAGCGGGACATCCTCTCGATCGACAGTATATTGCGGACCGACATCGAATTCCGGCTTGTATGTACGACCGAGTCTTGCTCGCGACCGATGGTACCGTTGCTTCAGAAAACGCAACCTCTCATGCCATCGACCTCACTGTGGCCCACGACGCCAACTTACACGCCCTGTATGTGGTCGACGAGAGCGTATATACGGCGTATAGCGGCGACGAGTATGTCGACTCGGCAGAGGGACCCGAACACGGTCTCACCGAACATGGACGGGAGACACTCGAAACGATACGTACCGACACCGATGACCGCGGTATCGAAGTCGTCACGGCCATGCAACACGGCGACCCCGTTGAGAGGATCACCAACTATGCTGACGAGCATGACGTGAGTCTGATCGTCCTCGGGACGAAACATCGCTCGGCAGAGTATCGAGCGCTTCTGGGAAGCGTCACCGACCGTGTTCTCAGATTGACGGGTCGACCTGCGCTCGTCGTGAAGACCGAGCCGAACAGTTAGGGACGTTCGCTACAGCTTGCTTTTTCGTGTTCATCGTATTCTGTTCAATTAATTTGAGTGATCGTCAGAG
This window encodes:
- a CDS encoding universal stress protein, encoding MYDRVLLATDGTVASENATSHAIDLTVAHDANLHALYVVDESVYTAYSGDEYVDSAEGPEHGLTEHGRETLETIRTDTDDRGIEVVTAMQHGDPVERITNYADEHDVSLIVLGTKHRSAEYRALLGSVTDRVLRLTGRPALVVKTEPNS
- a CDS encoding DUF7521 family protein, with protein sequence MSVRNILSIERMSRLSHSLFVTNMDYTLVLESGLTAIGFAVIVYSLYAE